One genomic window of Arachis stenosperma cultivar V10309 chromosome 10, arast.V10309.gnm1.PFL2, whole genome shotgun sequence includes the following:
- the LOC130957029 gene encoding uncharacterized protein LOC130957029, with the protein MGQKPSPSTHQVQPKAKKTPNKATSTWTRPNHQRTTHATGSKVKLSRGINIGKSVSVASSGTRYNVHHQQQCETTNGTVRKRPHPNSLQNLPVDKDGASTAAWNVRGASNKMARVHCKNLLGFHCVGIEEAVGHRVGIWFLSSIANASCVVIDQIDQCITVKVSVGHNRPWMAIGDFNEIVAPDESTGAYFSSHRASLLATTLDDCELFDLKVTGRRYTWYRAVQASRDLAKRLDRALVNEAWMSMFPEGYSEILSRLHSDHCPILVRCHGSPRVKGSHPFRFQAAWATHPSYKHVISKAWNQEFGGVTERLKIVQQASLDFNSKIFGNIFVRKNKLEYQIDQIQRCLEVTDVLSLRIKEAELREDYNRLLLQEELFWYQKSREQWVKYGDRNSKFFHLQTLVRRNHNRVHGLYVRDESWSTDPDILQEEALSFYKNLFGTMEEVEVDCLGDVPMPTLSTEACARLIDPVSFAEVKSAVFSMSPFKAPGPDGFQAYFFKEYWEIVGTEIWNIVRSTFLGEFLNPSIMETLIVLIPKIDNPTFMKDFRPISLCNVVYKIITKVLTNRLRPFLPDIVSPLQGGFIPGRGAPDNIIVAQEILNFMKHTKSKKGTLAFKIDLEKAYDRVDWRFLESTLIAFGFPIITVNLIMTCVRASSLSIMWNGNRLDSFAPRRGLRQGDPMSPYLFVLCMERLACYISHKVVEGVWKPVSVTRGGPKFSHLMFADDLLLFCQATKRRYLGVNLNHSRTSRASFHSVIEKVRGRLANWKGRLLNKAGRLCLINSVAASIPVYHMQSISKAFGALKDAFSWCVGSLDQSFWFDNWSIEGPIAQDVPFVHISDSDLTIRDVWKDGQWNLHDIFSIIPEDVKQRLNAYNPDLNAGESSGWSWGVASSRLYSARSGYSWLAKRKFDWNEHDNWLWVWRLHIPEKYKFLIWLSLHNVIPTAEFRLGRGLALSSTCHRCQNGSESILHCLRECPSAKEVWTLLGLYSDNSNLHDWLYRGARSGDAFLFFSTIWWIWRSRNHDLFNIDDSWSASKVLSLIRSSVREFHTIFAMHQSLSPPSLCLHWVPPPVHSVKLNCDASWFAPSGYAGFGCIIRNHDGCWLKGCTGKVEVCSVLFAELYAIWRGLLLVWESGFREVICEIDCLEALFLVNQRMLSKDIPEWDLAKHIQEVMNWNWRVSILLIQRTANSVADCMAKAAASVADIHSNWSQP; encoded by the exons ATGGGTCAAAAGCCTTCTCCTAGTACCCATCAGGTCCAACCAAAAGCAAAGAAGACTCCTAACAAGGCTACCAGTACTTGGACAAGGCCTAACCACCAACGTACAACACATGCTACTGGATCCAAAGTAAAATTAAGCAGGGGCATCAATATTGGAAAATCGGTTAGTGTGGCTTCTTCGGGGACCCGGTACAATGTTCATCATCAGCAGCAATGTGAGACAACAAATGGCACTGTGCGAAAGCGTCCTCACCCAAACTCTTTGCAGAATTTACCAGTAGATAAGGATGGAGCATCGACGGCAG CCTGGAATGTGAGGGGTGCGTCTAACAAGATGGCCCGTGTGCATTGCAAAAATTTG TTGGGTTTTCATTGTGTTGGTATTGAGGAAGCAGTAGGACACAGGGTTGGCATTTGGTTTCTATCTTCTATTGCTAATGCTTCTTGTGTGGTTATTGATCAAATTGACCAATGTATCACAGTGAAAGTGAGTGTGG GCCATAATAGACCATGGATGGCCATTGGTGATTTTAATGAGATTGTGGCACCAGATGAGAGTACAGgtgcttatttttcttctcacaGAGCTAGTCTATTAGCTACTACTCTAGATGACTGTGAGCTCTTTGATCTTAAAGTGACTGGTAGGAGATATACTTGGTATAGAGCAGTTCAGGCTAGCAGGGACTTGGCTAAAAGGTTGGATAGAGCTCTAGTTAATGAGGCGTGGATGTCAATGTTTCCTGAGGGTTATTCTGAAATTCTTAGCAGGCTTCATTCTGATCATTGTCCTATTTTAGTTCGTTGTCATGGTAGCCCCAGAGTGAAAGGTTCTCATCCTTTTAGGTTCCAAGCTGCGTGGGCAACACATCCTTCTTATAAACATGTTATTAGTAAGGCTTGGAATCAAGAGTTTGGAGGCGTTACTGAAAGGCTTAAGATAGTTCAACAGGCTTCTTTGGACTTCAACTCAAAGATTTTTGGAAATATTTTTGTGCGAAAAAATAAGCTGGAATATCAGATTGATCAGATTCAACGGTGTTTGGAGGTTACCGATGTGTTATCTCTGAGAATTAAAGAAGCTGAACTGAGGGAAGATTATAATAGGCTTTTATTGCAAGAGGAACTTTTTTGGTACCAGAAATCTAGAGAGCAGTGGGTCAAGTATGGGGATAGAAACTCTAAATTCTTTCATCTTCAGACTTTGGTGCGTAGAAACCATAATAGAGTACATGGATTATATGTTAGAGATGAGTCTTGGTCTACTGATCCAGATATTCTCCAGGAAGAAGCCCTCTCTTTTTACAAGAATCTCTTTGGTACAATGGAAGAGGTTGAGGTTGATTGTTTAGGGGATGTTCCGATGCCCACTCTAAGCACTGAGGCTTGTGCTAGGTTAATTGACCCTGTCTCTTTTGCAGAAGTCAAGTCAGCAGTATTCAGTATGAGCCCTTTTAAGGCTCCTGGTCCAGATGGCTTTCAagcttatttttttaaagaatattgGGAGATAGTAGGCACTGAGATTTGGAATATTGTCCGGAGCACTTTTTTGGGAGAGTTCTTAAATCCTAGCATCATGGAAACTCTGATTGTACTTATTCCTAAAATTGATAATCCTACATTTATGAAGGATTTCAGGCCTATTAGCTTGTGTAATGTTGTTTATAAAATTATCACTAAAGTATTGACTAACCGACTTCGGCCTTTTCTTCCAGATATTGTTAGTCCTTTACAAGGAGGTTTTATTCCGGGTCGTGGTGCTCCTGATAATATTATTGTGGCCcaagaaattttgaatttcatgaAGCACACAAAATCCAAGAAAGGTACTCTTGCTTTTAAAATTGATCTTGAAAAAGCTTATGATAGGGTGGATTGGAGGTTTTTGGAGAGTACTCTCATCGCTTTTGGTTTTCCTATCATCACTGTTAATTTGATTATGACTTGTGTCCGTGCATCCTCTCTTTCTATTATGTGGAATGGGAATAGATTGGATAGTTTTGCTCCTAGAAGGGGGCTTAGACAGGGCGATCCAATGTCTCCTTACTTATTTGTGCTTTGTATGGAAAGACTTGCCTGCTATATATCTCATAAGGTGGTCGAGGGTGTGTGGAAACCAGTTTCTGTCACTAGGGGTGGCCCAAAATTTTCTCATTTGATGTTTGCAGATGATCTCTTACTCTTCTGCCAGGCTACAAAAA GAAGATATCTTGGAGTTAACCTTAATCATTCCCGTACTAGTAGGGCTTCTTTTCATTCGGTGATTGAAAAGGTGAGGGGAAGATTAGCTAATTGGAAAGGAAGGCTTCTAAATAAAGCAGGGAGACTTTGCCTGATCAATTCTGTTGCAGCATCCATTCCTGTCTATCATATGCAG AGTATCTCAAAGGCTTTTGGTGCTCTTAAGGATGCCTTCTCTTGGTGCGTTGGGTCACTTGATCAATCTTTTTGGTTTGACAATTGGAGTATTGAGGGCCCAATTGCTCAAGATGTCCCTTTTGTACATATATCTGACTCTGATTTAACTATTAGAGACGTTTGGAAAGATGGTCAATGGAATCTCCATGATATTTTCTCTATCATTCCAGAAGATGTCAAACAACGTTTGAATGCTTATAATCCGGATTTGAATGCTGGAGAGAGTTCGGGTTGGTCGTGGGGTGTGGCATCTTCTAGACTCTACTCAGCTAGGAGTGGGTACAGTTGGCTAGCCAAAAGAAAGTTTGACTGGAATGAGCATGATAATTGGTTGTGGGTATGGCGTCTGCATATTCCTGAGAAGTATAAGTTCTTGATTTGGCTCAGTCTTCATAATGTTATTCCTACTGCAGAGTTTCGTTTGGGTCGTGGTTTAGCTTTATCTAGCACCTGTCATCGGTGTCAGAATGGTTCTGAATCCATTCTTCATTGTCTTCGGGAGTGCCCTAGTGCCAAGGAGGTCTGGACCCTTTTAGGCCTGTATTCAGATAACTCGAATTTACATGATTGGCTCTACAGAGGTGCAAGGAGTGGAgatgcttttcttttcttttcgacCATCTGGTGGATTTGGAGAAGCAGGAATCATGACTTATTTAATATAGATGATTCATGGAGTGCTAGTAAAGTGTTGAGTTTGATTCGTAGTTCAGTAAGGGAGTTTCACACTATTTTTGCTATGCATCAATCTCTGTCTCCTCCTTCACTTTGTTTGCATTGGGTTCCACCTCCAGTTCATTCTGTTAAATTGAATTGTGATGCTAGTTGGTTTGCTCCTTCTGGCTATGCTGGTTTTGGTTGTATTATTCGCAATCACGATGGATGTTGGTTGAAAGGTTGCACTGGAAAAGTCGAAGTGTGTAGTGTTCTTTTTGCTGAATTGTATGCAATTTGGAGAGGTTTACTTCTTGTTTGGGAGAGTGGATTTCGTGAGGTTATTTGTGAAATAGACTGTTTAGAAGCTCTTTTCTTGGTAAACCAAAGAATGCTTAGTAAGGATATTCCGGAATGGGATTTGGCAAAGCATATTCAGGAGGTTATGAATTGGAATTGGAGAGTCTCTATTCTTTTAATTCAGAGGACTGCAAATAGTGTTGCAGATTGTATGGCTAAAGCAGCTGCTTCTGTCGCGGACATTCACTCGAATTGGAGCCAACCATAG
- the LOC130955793 gene encoding peptidyl-prolyl cis-trans isomerase CYP40-like, whose amino-acid sequence MGRRRCFLDISIGEELEGRIVVELFNDVVPKTAENFRALCTGDKGIAPNTGVPLHFKGSCFHRIIKGFMIQGGDISAGDGTGGESIYGLKFEDENFELKHERKGMLSMANSGPNTNGSQFFITTTRTSHLDGKHVVFGKVVKGMGVVRSIEHVTTGDDDRPTLDVKIVDCGEIPEGEDDGISNFFKDGDTYPDWPADLDESPNELEWWTESVNNIKTFGNDYYKKQDYKMAQKKYRKALRYLDICWEKEGIDEEKSSGLRKTKSQIFTNSSACKLKLGDLKGALLDTEFAVRDGENNAKALFRQGQAYMALHDIDAAVESFKKALTLEPNDAGIKKELAAARKKIADRRDKEKKAYSKMFQ is encoded by the exons atgggaAGAAGAAGGTGCTTCTTGGACATAAGCATAGGTGAAGAGCTTGAAGGAAGGATAGTGGTTGAGCTCTTCAACGACGTCGTTCCCAAAACTGCTGAGAATTTCAGAGCTCTCTGCACCGGCGATAAGGGCATTGCTCCCAACACCGGAGTCCCCCTCCATTTCAAG GGGTCATGCTTTCATCGTATTATTAAGGGTTTTATGATCCAAGGAGGCGATATTTCTGCTGGAGATGGTACTGGAGGAGAATCTATATATGGACTGAAGTTTGAAGatgaaaattttgaattgaagCATGAAAGGAAAGGGATGCTATCAATGGCAAACTCTGGTCCAAATACGAATGGGTCTCAGTTCTTTATCACCACTACTCGAACTTCTCATCTAGATGGTAAGCATGTTGTATTTGGGAAAGTAGTTAAGGGAATGGGAGTGGTCCGTTCGATTGAGCATGTTACTACCGGAGATGATGACCGTCCCACTCTTGATGTGAAAATTGTGGATTGTGGAGAAATTCCTGAAGGAGAAGATGATGGAATCTCCAACTTTTTCAAAGATGGTGATACTTATCCTGATTGGCCAGCAGATCTTGATGAGAGTCCTAATGAACTTGAATGGTGGACGGAATCTGTTAACAACATTAAAACTTTTGGTAACGATTATTACAAG AAACAAGATTACAAAATGGCTCAAAAGAAGTATCGAAAGGCTTTGCGCTACCTAGATATTTGTTGGGAAAAAGAGGGGATTGATGAAG AGAAAAGTTCAGGTTTGAGAAAGACGAAGTCTCAGATTTTTACAAACAGCTCT GCTTGTAAATTGAAATTAGGCGATCTCAAAGGAGCATTGTTGGATACCGAATTTGCAGTGCGTGATGGAGAGAATAATGCCAAAGCTTTGTTCCGCCAAGGTCAG GCATACATGGCACTCCATGACATTGATGCTGCCGTTGAAAGCTTTAAGAAGGCATTGACCTTGGAGCCAAACGATG CTGGAATAAAAAAGGAACTTGCTGCTGCGaggaagaag ATAGCTGATAGGCGCGATAAAGAGAAAAAGGCATATAGCAAGATGTTCCAATAA